Proteins from one Oscillatoria nigro-viridis PCC 7112 genomic window:
- a CDS encoding DUF3038 domain-containing protein, producing MDVAVILMPSETSLTESNPLILDSLPDLSPSDGGCPRRARLQIDLMLLAIEALYLGGAEEMLAVSKDLELESIIKNRVALWLMRNTNPLRRYTQRRSLTIVEAKALVAIACNMARKLTATIRQLLLDSQQLRSRNIPLNQNLPLAEYLERFRAHFRSRMNPKRSLVAAYDSDDKLNELALNLLSKLLFCTGTAGMQRFWVSLFDGEVE from the coding sequence ATGGATGTTGCCGTGATATTAATGCCGTCAGAAACTTCGCTTACCGAGTCAAACCCGTTAATTTTAGACAGTTTGCCAGACTTGTCGCCCTCCGATGGCGGATGTCCCCGCCGGGCTAGATTGCAAATTGACCTGATGTTGCTGGCGATCGAAGCCTTGTATCTCGGAGGTGCTGAAGAAATGCTTGCAGTGTCAAAGGACCTGGAATTGGAATCAATTATCAAAAATCGGGTTGCCCTTTGGCTGATGCGTAATACTAACCCGCTGAGACGCTATACCCAGCGCCGCTCCCTTACCATTGTGGAGGCAAAAGCGCTGGTGGCGATCGCCTGCAATATGGCGCGCAAGTTAACCGCCACAATTCGGCAGTTGCTGCTAGACTCGCAGCAGTTGCGATCGAGAAATATCCCCCTCAACCAGAACCTGCCGCTGGCAGAGTATTTAGAACGCTTTCGAGCTCACTTTCGATCGCGCATGAACCCCAAGCGATCGCTTGTTGCAGCTTACGATTCCGACGACAAGCTCAACGAACTAGCTTTGAACTTGTTGAGCAAACTGCTATTTTGTACAGGCACAGCCGGAATGCAGCGCTTCTGGGTTAGCCTGTTTGATGGAGAAGTTGAATAA
- a CDS encoding DUF4335 domain-containing protein yields the protein MTIRRQYSLPNCTLVLEGLSDGSAASQLDIRPVLSILMSAECYVTGLGEPLTGGREFFESLVRVVSSYAQEFMSGVHYPDRYGPNLGMVQLHRIDGNLHRLTVLPPSTGSPTQIDQKTELSAKVDLTTVQLFDLVEAIDQFFADTQTLPELSLQLTPISKRYVKSAEPLAKRSLPAVVGVSSLALAAMAFFLVPVPEVQRQRDPVPQPNPAGQNQGTPNPGGSGSPNPNPTPPADGLLPGTQTPKAESSSPTPSPAPQPDASPSAAPQSSTSPESTPSPVAEGLASPEAAPVPITDAGEIELLRGKLSQQLDGVVKNQPPVDAELVYRVSVAADGAIVGYKSENSAAVARSETPLSELLYKPVGTRPPAEPLADFRVVLAPDGKVQVTPW from the coding sequence ATGACTATTAGGCGTCAGTACAGTCTGCCAAATTGCACCCTAGTTCTAGAAGGGTTGAGCGATGGATCGGCAGCCAGCCAGTTAGATATACGGCCGGTGCTTTCTATACTAATGAGCGCTGAATGCTATGTTACAGGTCTCGGCGAGCCCCTGACGGGGGGGCGGGAGTTTTTTGAAAGCTTGGTGAGGGTCGTCAGCAGCTACGCTCAAGAATTTATGAGCGGAGTGCATTATCCCGATCGCTACGGCCCGAATTTGGGTATGGTACAGTTGCACAGAATTGACGGGAATTTGCATCGGTTAACCGTTCTACCCCCCTCCACAGGCAGCCCGACCCAAATCGATCAAAAAACAGAACTGTCGGCAAAAGTAGATTTGACGACGGTACAGCTATTTGACTTGGTAGAGGCGATCGATCAGTTTTTTGCCGACACGCAGACGCTGCCGGAATTGTCGCTGCAATTAACCCCAATTTCCAAGCGTTACGTCAAGTCGGCCGAACCTTTGGCGAAGCGGAGTTTGCCTGCAGTCGTCGGGGTGTCGAGTTTGGCTTTGGCTGCGATGGCGTTTTTCTTGGTGCCGGTGCCGGAAGTCCAGCGCCAGAGAGATCCGGTTCCCCAGCCCAATCCAGCGGGCCAGAATCAGGGGACGCCGAATCCCGGCGGATCGGGTTCGCCTAATCCCAATCCCACGCCCCCTGCTGACGGTTTGCTGCCTGGGACTCAAACTCCGAAGGCTGAATCGAGTTCGCCGACTCCGAGCCCCGCGCCGCAGCCGGACGCTTCACCTAGCGCCGCACCGCAGTCGAGCACTTCGCCGGAAAGCACGCCCAGTCCTGTTGCTGAAGGTTTGGCAAGCCCTGAAGCAGCACCCGTGCCAATTACGGATGCAGGGGAAATTGAGCTGTTGAGGGGCAAACTTTCCCAGCAACTTGACGGAGTTGTGAAGAATCAGCCTCCGGTTGATGCGGAGTTGGTTTATCGGGTGAGTGTGGCCGCCGACGGGGCGATTGTCGGTTACAAGTCGGAGAATTCGGCAGCAGTTGCTCGATCGGAAACGCCGTTGTCGGAGTTGCTTTACAAACCTGTTGGCACCAGGCCGCCTGCGGAACCGCTGGCTGATTTCCGCGTAGTTTTGGCACCTGACGGCAAAGTTCAAGTCACTCCTTGGTAA
- a CDS encoding abortive infection protein has protein sequence MAAFSSLGPTFFLVSGQSFNQFILTLGLIVLAVVFGLTAFIFIRIFLNWLQAKLEGGRHLFSRSSPRKTGNSTLNISEPEKVFLEPIFVESEGNLAAAIFGGGSDISAAFEPEIICENPAAVAYLYKPIALWHGRLILPSKEERQPYGTVFFEVINAPKKYRNFIGTTAFLKWSTNRKVQFFVHAVTQDINFTKQAIDSKKSGNIHPDRLNGWRNVGPLETLAGTRLEDSVTVMLRRPVIAIHYSSSDRRELTIDREPVQIIGRLCALVSILQRKEPDSDKFIVRHFNKTSQQFDGAAEIIRIPQVQPDKNGVARSTNHLIEQSPLNPDGWYIYGERDEENMFVVQAIEPRKIAQLIPDETHFGLEKSLAYLSSKNWENTPAQKGQAKRVLLTPNDAAENASISPWQEGDIGIVIHSFGGIGGKKGEKPALGIVTGHFAFGVAKVVRDRFTGELRFDIEYKQVYAHNPDGIVAGSNKWQSYMGDLQRGWLGDRPVCDIICKLDCVCCDYDFDGITLSPLTELNQQLDIMMARYRSGDGTGASLVTPATSCVQDSSQAIYATIKKITSEIESNPQIQDWLKTHPTDAQTQRFNQLVALGESLETVLMPLGIVRPDWRRNSRLAGIDSELKKTFFVGIANLIKAAISYRTMLPRRTQDEIAKIFLKQGAFLWIIRTNQVGGFDPDIEPHAPTGL, from the coding sequence ATGGCGGCATTTTCTTCGCTCGGGCCAACATTTTTTTTAGTGTCAGGTCAGTCTTTCAACCAATTCATTTTGACCCTGGGGCTGATTGTTTTAGCTGTTGTTTTTGGTTTAACAGCTTTTATTTTTATTCGCATTTTTCTTAATTGGTTGCAGGCGAAATTAGAGGGGGGTCGCCATTTATTTAGCCGCTCGTCTCCCAGAAAAACTGGCAATTCAACCCTTAATATTTCCGAACCTGAAAAGGTTTTTTTAGAACCCATCTTTGTAGAAAGTGAAGGAAATTTAGCTGCTGCTATTTTTGGAGGAGGAAGCGATATCTCAGCAGCGTTTGAGCCGGAGATAATCTGCGAAAATCCAGCAGCAGTTGCCTATCTCTACAAGCCGATCGCTCTTTGGCACGGGCGCTTAATTTTACCGTCAAAGGAAGAGCGCCAGCCCTACGGCACAGTGTTTTTTGAAGTAATAAATGCACCGAAAAAATATAGAAACTTTATTGGCACAACAGCATTTTTGAAATGGAGTACAAATCGCAAAGTACAGTTTTTTGTCCATGCAGTAACGCAAGATATCAACTTCACAAAACAGGCTATAGATAGTAAAAAATCTGGCAATATCCATCCAGATAGATTGAACGGCTGGCGGAATGTCGGCCCTTTAGAAACTCTAGCAGGCACCAGACTCGAAGACAGCGTGACTGTGATGCTACGCAGGCCAGTGATTGCGATTCATTATAGCAGCAGCGATCGCCGCGAACTCACGATCGATCGCGAACCAGTACAAATTATCGGACGTTTGTGCGCTTTAGTATCAATTTTACAGCGAAAAGAACCCGACAGCGACAAATTTATTGTCCGGCATTTCAACAAAACATCTCAACAATTTGACGGCGCAGCCGAAATCATTCGGATTCCGCAAGTACAGCCCGACAAAAATGGCGTAGCGAGGTCTACCAATCACCTGATCGAACAATCGCCCTTAAATCCAGACGGCTGGTACATTTACGGCGAAAGAGACGAAGAAAATATGTTTGTAGTGCAGGCAATCGAACCCCGCAAAATTGCTCAATTAATCCCAGATGAAACACATTTCGGTCTCGAAAAATCTCTCGCTTATTTAAGCAGCAAAAATTGGGAAAATACACCAGCCCAAAAAGGGCAAGCAAAAAGAGTATTGTTAACCCCAAATGATGCTGCAGAAAACGCTTCAATCTCTCCTTGGCAAGAAGGAGATATCGGCATAGTGATTCACAGTTTCGGCGGTATCGGCGGCAAAAAAGGCGAAAAGCCAGCGCTGGGAATTGTCACCGGACATTTTGCTTTCGGAGTAGCAAAAGTGGTGCGAGATCGCTTTACCGGCGAACTGCGTTTTGACATAGAATACAAACAAGTTTACGCCCACAATCCCGACGGAATTGTCGCCGGTTCCAACAAATGGCAAAGCTACATGGGAGACTTGCAGCGCGGCTGGTTGGGCGATCGCCCGGTTTGCGATATCATCTGTAAATTAGACTGCGTGTGTTGCGACTACGATTTTGACGGCATCACCTTGTCGCCTTTAACGGAATTAAACCAGCAGCTAGATATCATGATGGCCCGCTACCGCAGCGGAGACGGCACCGGCGCAAGTTTAGTCACGCCAGCAACTTCTTGCGTCCAAGATTCAAGTCAGGCAATTTACGCGACAATTAAAAAAATCACTTCCGAAATAGAGTCAAATCCTCAGATTCAAGACTGGCTGAAAACACATCCCACCGACGCACAAACTCAACGATTTAATCAGCTAGTAGCATTAGGAGAAAGTTTAGAAACAGTATTAATGCCCCTCGGCATTGTCCGTCCAGATTGGCGCAGAAATTCGAGATTAGCGGGGATTGATTCTGAACTGAAAAAAACCTTTTTTGTCGGTATAGCGAACCTGATAAAAGCTGCTATTAGTTACCGCACAATGCTGCCCAGGCGCACCCAAGATGAAATAGCCAAAATTTTCTTAAAACAGGGAGCATTTTTGTGGATAATTCGCACCAATCAAGTTGGAGGATTTGACCCAGACATTGAACCCCACGCACCGACAGGCCTTTGA
- a CDS encoding OmpA family protein: MTRSFNQKPSIPPTRVSKSRGKGLLVLSLIFRLLLLGVGSGFAWVLGMAIAQIYPSGATEMPLAERLLRVTQNLTSSPKRAPATPIPALPPPTATPTPQSTVSPAQREKLQSDLRQLQGELNALIGRTAALESQLGTSRPTETLEKRLQLMSRELAGPETAASPVPALPEVAGSPSLNPETVNTAPQNANNPVFGGDALMVTLPSDVLFDTGSISLRAGTNAILDNLVAELGNHQGATVRVAGHTDDVGEAADNRNVSFARAQAVVQYLSGVLGQKYHWVAIGYGESRPSVENSSDTNRQRNRRIEVAISP, from the coding sequence ATGACCCGATCTTTTAACCAAAAACCTTCAATCCCCCCCACTCGCGTCTCCAAGTCGCGGGGAAAAGGTTTGCTTGTACTGTCGCTGATTTTTCGACTGCTGCTGCTGGGGGTGGGCAGCGGTTTTGCGTGGGTTTTGGGGATGGCGATCGCTCAAATTTATCCGTCAGGCGCGACGGAGATGCCGCTGGCAGAGAGATTGCTGCGTGTAACTCAAAATTTGACCTCCAGCCCGAAACGCGCCCCAGCAACGCCAATTCCGGCGCTCCCGCCACCAACCGCTACACCGACTCCCCAGTCAACAGTCAGTCCAGCCCAGAGAGAGAAATTGCAGTCGGATTTGAGACAGTTGCAGGGCGAACTCAACGCGCTGATCGGGCGCACGGCAGCTTTGGAGAGTCAGTTGGGTACCAGCCGCCCGACGGAAACTTTGGAAAAGCGTTTGCAGTTGATGTCGCGGGAATTGGCTGGGCCGGAAACGGCGGCAAGTCCTGTTCCTGCTTTACCGGAGGTGGCGGGCAGCCCGAGTCTGAACCCTGAAACGGTGAATACTGCCCCACAGAATGCCAACAATCCGGTGTTTGGGGGGGATGCGCTGATGGTGACTCTGCCCAGCGATGTTTTGTTTGATACTGGCAGCATTTCTTTGCGCGCGGGTACTAATGCGATTTTGGACAATTTGGTGGCGGAGTTGGGGAATCACCAGGGGGCAACTGTGCGGGTTGCGGGCCACACTGACGACGTGGGGGAAGCGGCGGACAATCGCAATGTGTCGTTTGCGCGGGCTCAGGCGGTGGTGCAGTATTTGTCGGGCGTACTCGGTCAGAAGTATCATTGGGTGGCGATCGGCTATGGGGAAAGTCGCCCTTCGGTGGAGAATAGTTCCGATACTAATCGGCAGCGCAACCGCCGCATTGAAGTGGCAATTAGTCCTTAG
- a CDS encoding AI-2E family transporter: MSEQRITISLPNLLLIVASSLLLVLLWQLRSLLVILMISVVLAASIVPIVNWAETMRVPRWLAVIMVYLTLIGGFSGTVVLIGPTVIEQIELLLRQLPVYVESLRTVATNVLSRLTDDAPTLVGQLVDTQSLTNWLIRSSQQLVLRSYSLTRGILGGFFSLVLALFISGYMVADSDTLIKSLVQFFPKPWDAKLAAQAAPIGQRMGSYIRGRVLVSGILGIFITTGLSILGMPEFALGLGAIAGVTNLIPFIGPVLGAGPALIVALAKGGWVLLWVLLLFVIIQNLETYVLDPLLVGSSVGVHPLYQLLSVLGGVQVLGIIGAVIVPPWFAGVAALIENLYLKPKLRSEHREAIDRAKNNSDLPPLTPSA, translated from the coding sequence ATGTCAGAACAGCGGATTACCATTTCTTTACCTAACTTGCTGCTAATTGTAGCATCGTCCTTGCTGCTAGTGCTGCTGTGGCAATTGCGGAGCCTGCTAGTAATTCTGATGATATCAGTTGTGCTGGCTGCTTCGATCGTCCCGATCGTGAATTGGGCCGAAACCATGCGGGTTCCCCGCTGGCTGGCGGTGATTATGGTTTATTTAACTCTCATCGGCGGATTTAGCGGGACGGTAGTGTTAATCGGGCCCACGGTCATCGAACAAATAGAGTTACTGCTGCGGCAGTTACCAGTTTATGTCGAAAGTTTGCGAACAGTGGCAACTAATGTATTGAGTCGCCTCACCGACGATGCCCCAACCTTGGTGGGTCAGTTGGTGGACACTCAATCGCTAACTAATTGGCTGATTCGATCGAGTCAACAACTGGTTTTGCGATCGTACAGTTTAACCAGAGGCATTCTCGGCGGTTTCTTCAGCTTAGTTTTAGCATTATTTATTTCAGGTTACATGGTTGCGGACAGCGACACATTAATCAAAAGTTTGGTGCAGTTTTTCCCGAAACCTTGGGATGCAAAATTAGCTGCACAAGCGGCGCCAATCGGTCAAAGAATGGGGAGTTATATTCGCGGGCGAGTGTTAGTTTCGGGCATTTTAGGGATATTTATTACCACAGGTTTGAGCATTTTGGGAATGCCGGAATTTGCTTTAGGCTTGGGTGCGATCGCAGGTGTTACCAACTTGATTCCCTTCATCGGCCCAGTGTTGGGAGCAGGACCAGCATTAATCGTAGCATTAGCTAAAGGTGGCTGGGTACTTTTGTGGGTCTTACTGTTATTTGTAATCATCCAGAATTTAGAAACTTACGTACTAGATCCTTTGCTGGTTGGTTCATCGGTTGGTGTGCATCCCTTATATCAATTGCTGTCTGTATTGGGAGGCGTTCAAGTATTAGGAATTATTGGAGCAGTAATTGTGCCGCCTTGGTTTGCGGGAGTGGCAGCTTTGATTGAGAACCTGTATTTAAAACCGAAACTTAGGAGCGAACATCGAGAGGCAATAGATCGGGCTAAAAATAATTCTGACTTGCCACCTCTGACACCTTCAGCGTGA
- a CDS encoding alpha/beta fold hydrolase: protein MQPPYSTQDFSTISSIKSPTLFYEWQNYRCAYEVYKPTTATEDSIPLLLIHPIGVGLSRIFWHRFCESWYKAGNSNPIYNPDLLGCGDCEMPAVACYPDDWAAQLQYFLETAVKKPAIVLVQGALLSVGLALAKMQQESGSNFIRGLVLAGPPAWAVMNKHSTETQQRIVWNLLNSPLGNAFYRYARRAEFLRSFSIKQLFGDAAKVDSEWLDALQAGAANPDSRHAVFSFLAGFWRQDYSSTIQKFDRPALVVMGEKASSISQEGKEEKPDERLAQYLAAFPNGEGLLMPGRNVLPYESTAEFVAAVAEFVNKLNTNSIFF, encoded by the coding sequence ATGCAACCGCCATATTCAACCCAAGATTTCTCCACTATTTCGTCTATTAAATCACCCACGCTGTTTTACGAATGGCAAAATTATCGCTGTGCTTATGAAGTTTATAAACCAACTACTGCGACAGAAGATAGCATCCCTTTGTTATTAATTCACCCGATTGGAGTTGGTTTGTCAAGAATCTTTTGGCATAGATTTTGTGAGAGTTGGTACAAAGCAGGGAATAGTAATCCGATTTACAATCCCGACCTTTTGGGCTGCGGCGATTGCGAAATGCCGGCTGTGGCTTGCTATCCTGACGATTGGGCGGCACAGTTGCAGTATTTCTTGGAAACTGCAGTCAAAAAACCTGCGATCGTCCTCGTGCAAGGTGCTTTACTGTCTGTAGGCTTGGCTTTAGCAAAAATGCAGCAGGAAAGCGGCTCAAATTTCATTCGCGGGTTAGTCCTCGCGGGGCCTCCAGCTTGGGCGGTAATGAACAAACATTCGACAGAAACACAGCAACGGATTGTCTGGAATTTGTTAAATTCTCCCCTGGGAAACGCTTTTTACCGCTACGCCAGACGCGCTGAGTTTTTGCGTTCTTTTTCCATCAAACAACTGTTTGGCGATGCGGCAAAAGTTGACAGCGAATGGTTGGATGCTTTGCAGGCTGGGGCGGCGAATCCTGACAGCCGGCACGCGGTTTTCTCGTTTTTAGCGGGGTTTTGGCGGCAGGATTATAGTAGCACGATTCAAAAGTTCGATCGCCCCGCACTCGTTGTGATGGGAGAAAAAGCCTCCAGCATCAGTCAAGAGGGTAAGGAAGAAAAACCGGATGAAAGATTAGCGCAATATTTAGCTGCTTTTCCAAATGGGGAAGGTTTATTAATGCCGGGGCGGAATGTTTTGCCCTATGAATCAACCGCAGAATTTGTCGCGGCTGTTGCCGAATTTGTGAATAAGTTAAATACAAATTCAATCTTTTTCTGA
- a CDS encoding type II toxin-antitoxin system RelE/ParE family toxin codes for MRQLVLTPKFQRAFRKFVKRNPEIQQRIEESLQQMEADVFFPNLGTHKLGGKLDGLHSCSCGYDCRIVFSIEEDTETNSEVIVLLDIGTHDEVY; via the coding sequence ATGAGACAACTGGTTCTGACTCCCAAATTCCAACGAGCATTTCGCAAGTTTGTCAAACGAAATCCTGAGATCCAGCAACGTATTGAAGAATCTCTTCAACAAATGGAAGCAGATGTATTTTTTCCAAACCTAGGTACCCACAAACTAGGCGGCAAACTCGACGGTCTTCACTCCTGCTCTTGCGGCTATGATTGTCGTATCGTTTTCTCAATTGAAGAGGATACGGAAACAAATAGTGAAGTCATTGTTTTACTCGACATCGGCACACATGATGAGGTCTATTAA
- a CDS encoding DUF433 domain-containing protein: MSDRKIIAIEPGKRGGKPCIRRMRITVYDVLGWLAAGMSHTEILDDFPELTEEDIKACLEFGG, encoded by the coding sequence ATAAGCGATCGCAAAATCATTGCGATCGAACCAGGTAAACGCGGTGGAAAGCCTTGCATCAGGCGAATGCGAATTACCGTGTATGATGTGTTGGGTTGGCTGGCTGCGGGAATGTCTCATACAGAGATTCTAGACGATTTTCCAGAGTTGACGGAGGAAGACATTAAAGCTTGTTTAGAATTCGGCGGTTGA
- the cysS gene encoding cysteine--tRNA ligase, giving the protein MTLTLYNSLTRRESPFEPIEPGKVRMYCCGVTVYDYCHVGHARAYIVWDMVRRYLMWRGYDVRYVQNFTDIDDKILNRARETNSTMEAVAERFIEEYFVDMDKLNILRADEYPRATHTMDGIKRLIHELENKGYAYASGGDVYYNVRQFADYGKLSGRKLEEMQAGASGRLETAEIEAQKKQDSSDFALWKSAKPGEPAWDSSWGKGRPGWHIECSAMVRDCLGETIDIHCGGSDLTFPHHENEIAQSEAATGKSLANYWMHNAFVTVNGKKMSKSLHNFITIRDLLDGNWSGDLESNPPQPLLGKGGSQNEGSEKSKAVEPMAVRLFVLMAQYRSQIDFTEEAIASAKNGWHTLKEGLLFGSQHGSKLGWDVEKIEQLTGQDSTLVQQFQSAMDNDFNTPGALTVLFEVAKELGKEGNVLVHQGKTETSPDLLQQKWVSLVNLAGVLGLEVQPEAETEISVGGLTDGEIEAMIQQRKDARKAKNFAEGDRIRNELKDKGITLIDQKDGTTIWHRG; this is encoded by the coding sequence ATGACTTTAACGCTTTACAACAGCTTGACCCGTCGCGAATCACCTTTTGAACCCATCGAACCAGGAAAGGTGCGGATGTACTGCTGCGGCGTTACGGTATACGATTACTGCCACGTCGGCCACGCCCGCGCTTACATTGTTTGGGACATGGTGCGCCGCTATCTGATGTGGCGGGGATACGATGTGCGCTACGTGCAGAATTTTACAGATATTGACGACAAAATTCTCAACCGCGCCCGCGAAACCAATTCCACCATGGAAGCCGTGGCGGAACGCTTCATCGAGGAATATTTCGTAGATATGGACAAGCTGAATATTCTCAGGGCCGATGAATATCCCCGCGCCACCCATACAATGGACGGCATAAAACGGCTGATTCACGAGTTAGAAAATAAAGGTTATGCCTATGCTTCAGGCGGCGACGTTTACTACAACGTGAGGCAATTTGCCGATTACGGAAAACTTTCCGGCCGCAAGTTGGAAGAAATGCAGGCCGGGGCTAGCGGTAGATTGGAAACAGCAGAAATAGAAGCTCAAAAAAAGCAAGATTCGTCTGATTTTGCTCTGTGGAAAAGCGCTAAACCGGGAGAACCTGCTTGGGATTCATCTTGGGGAAAAGGCCGCCCCGGATGGCACATCGAATGTTCGGCAATGGTGCGCGATTGCTTGGGCGAAACTATTGACATTCACTGCGGCGGTTCCGATTTAACTTTTCCCCACCACGAAAATGAAATTGCTCAATCTGAAGCCGCGACGGGCAAGTCCCTTGCTAATTATTGGATGCACAATGCTTTTGTGACTGTCAACGGCAAAAAGATGTCCAAATCTTTGCACAATTTTATTACAATTCGCGATTTGTTGGATGGGAATTGGTCGGGCGATTTGGAATCTAACCCCCCCCAGCCCCTCCTTGGTAAGGGGGGGAGTCAGAATGAAGGAAGCGAGAAGTCAAAAGCGGTAGAACCGATGGCGGTGAGGCTGTTTGTGTTGATGGCGCAGTATCGCAGCCAAATTGATTTTACCGAAGAGGCGATCGCTAGCGCTAAAAATGGCTGGCATACTCTGAAAGAAGGCTTGCTTTTTGGCAGTCAACACGGATCTAAACTTGGTTGGGATGTTGAGAAAATCGAGCAATTGACTGGACAAGATAGCACACTTGTGCAGCAATTTCAATCAGCAATGGACAATGATTTCAATACTCCCGGTGCTTTGACAGTGTTGTTTGAAGTCGCTAAGGAATTGGGCAAGGAAGGTAATGTTTTAGTGCATCAGGGAAAAACAGAAACTTCACCGGATTTATTGCAACAAAAATGGGTGAGTTTGGTGAATTTGGCGGGGGTTTTGGGTTTGGAAGTTCAGCCGGAAGCTGAGACGGAAATCTCGGTTGGTGGTTTGACGGATGGGGAGATTGAGGCAATGATTCAGCAGCGGAAAGATGCCCGGAAAGCTAAGAATTTCGCTGAGGGCGATAGAATTCGCAACGAACTTAAGGATAAGGGAATTACTCTGATCGATCAAAAAGATGGTACAACCATCTGGCATCGGGGTTGA
- a CDS encoding DUF4912 domain-containing protein, producing the protein MAKERPPLEEMTLRQLRRVASECGVSRYSRMRKSQLLASIQEIQRTKFSYSPSRKLEAQEAVEAAKFELGQEDRTGGSLSSVDEGLADLPNGYGESRVVLMPRDPEWAYTYWDIPNDRKEELRRQGGQQLALRIYDVTDVNLDTQSPHSIQEYPCDEMAREWYVPIPVSDRDYAIDIGYRCADGRWLVLARSAEVRVPPVYPSDWIEDQFITLDWEEELQGKTFAELVPPAKKLAKANGGGYSTSNAIYEQIFGMAESAEALRVAGSIFGSMQHVAGSVQQVGIHEQALSSYVFPSGVGMWAVPTMSGITASGVGMSGLTASGVGMSGLTMSGVGMSGLTMSGFGMSGVGMSGVGFAAPMRPRQFWLVADAELIVYGATEPDATVYVGGQPIKLNADGTFRFQMSFQDGLIDYPIFAVAADGEQNRAIHLKFNRETPERRTNTKQDAVVEWLG; encoded by the coding sequence ATGGCAAAAGAACGCCCACCATTAGAAGAGATGACTTTGCGACAACTCCGCAGAGTTGCTAGCGAATGTGGAGTCTCTCGCTACAGCCGGATGCGGAAATCGCAACTTCTGGCATCAATTCAAGAAATTCAGCGCACCAAATTTTCCTACAGCCCATCTCGCAAATTAGAGGCACAAGAAGCAGTGGAAGCAGCAAAGTTTGAACTCGGTCAAGAAGATAGAACAGGCGGTTCTTTGTCGTCTGTAGATGAAGGTTTAGCAGATTTGCCCAATGGCTACGGCGAAAGCCGGGTGGTTTTAATGCCCCGCGACCCTGAATGGGCCTACACTTACTGGGACATTCCCAACGATCGCAAAGAAGAATTGCGCCGCCAAGGAGGACAGCAACTCGCCCTGCGGATCTACGACGTTACAGATGTTAACCTCGACACTCAAAGCCCGCACAGCATTCAAGAATATCCCTGCGACGAAATGGCGCGGGAATGGTACGTGCCAATCCCCGTGAGCGATCGGGACTACGCCATCGACATCGGCTACCGCTGTGCAGATGGCCGCTGGCTGGTATTAGCTCGATCGGCCGAAGTCCGCGTTCCTCCCGTGTATCCCAGCGACTGGATTGAAGATCAATTCATCACCCTCGACTGGGAAGAAGAATTGCAGGGCAAAACCTTCGCGGAACTGGTTCCTCCGGCCAAGAAACTCGCAAAAGCCAATGGCGGTGGTTACAGCACCAGCAACGCCATCTACGAACAAATCTTCGGCATGGCAGAATCTGCCGAAGCCCTGCGCGTAGCCGGTTCTATCTTCGGTTCCATGCAGCACGTAGCCGGTTCCGTCCAGCAAGTCGGCATCCACGAACAAGCTCTCAGTTCCTACGTGTTCCCCTCCGGCGTCGGAATGTGGGCGGTTCCCACCATGTCCGGCATCACCGCGTCAGGTGTCGGTATGTCCGGGCTCACCGCGTCAGGTGTCGGTATGTCCGGGCTCACAATGTCGGGTGTCGGTATGTCCGGGCTCACCATGTCCGGTTTCGGTATGTCGGGTGTCGGTATGTCGGGAGTTGGCTTCGCCGCCCCGATGCGCCCCCGCCAGTTCTGGTTAGTTGCTGATGCCGAACTGATCGTCTACGGCGCTACCGAACCAGACGCTACCGTCTACGTAGGCGGACAGCCGATTAAACTCAATGCTGACGGCACTTTCCGCTTCCAGATGTCCTTCCAAGACGGCTTAATCGACTATCCGATTTTTGCAGTAGCAGCAGACGGCGAACAAAACCGCGCCATCCACTTGAAATTCAACCGCGAAACCCCAGAACGGCGCACCAATACCAAGCAGGATGCTGTTGTGGAATGGTTGGGCTAA